The following are encoded in a window of Cydia strobilella chromosome 1, ilCydStro3.1, whole genome shotgun sequence genomic DNA:
- the LOC134746489 gene encoding pre-mRNA-splicing factor SPF27, translated as MAGEVVVDALPYIDQGYDDPGVREAALSMVEEECRRYRPTKNYLENAGPEPSTAFETGALQREMERVQQRLPMEPLSMKRYELPPPPAGRLGEPAAWAESVDNSHAQLSHQATRVLNLELQLHYGAESWRSYLNTLQALVSSAQNVHTNLRKQIAAVNWERKRSQTASGTRLRALRRRWAQLVSDNYRLERALLQLDIQLQKAQGQARADDGEPADLDAVKMLPDKLNSESEKEVQKKIEDMFAD; from the exons ATGGCAGGAGAAGTTGTAGTGGATGCATTACCGTATATTGACCAAGGATACGATGACCCAGGAGTTCGAGAAGCG GCTCTTTCTATGGTAGAAGAAGAATGCCGTCGATACAGGCCAACTAAAAACTACCTTGAAAATGCTGGGCCAGAACCTAGCACAGCATTCGAAACTGGAGCTCTACAGAGAGAGATGGAAAGAGTACAACAGCGGCTCCCTATGGAACCCTTATCTATGAAAAG GTATgagctgccgccgccgcccgcagGCCGCCTTGGTGAGCCGGCGGCCTGGGCCGAGTCCGTGGACAACTCGCACGCCCAGCTCTCCCACCAGGCCACTCGAGTGCTGAATCTTGAGTTACAACTGCATTATGGGGCAGAGTCCTGGCGCTCCTATCTCAATACTCTCCAAGCACTTGTCAGTAGTGCGCAGAATGTGCATactaatttaag aaAGCAGATAGCGGCGGTGAACTGGGAGCGCAAACGGTCGCAGACGGCGAGCGGCACGAGGCTGCGCGCACTTCGTCGGCGCTGGGCGCAGCTCGTGTCGGACAACTATCGCCTCGAGCGGGCGCTGCTGCAGCTAGACATACAGCTACAGAAG GCCCAAGGACAGGCGAGGGCGGATGACGGTGAACCCGCTGATCTAGACGCGGTGAAAATGTTGCCAGACAAGCTCAATTCAGAGTCGGAAAAAGAAGTGCAAAAGAAGATTGAAGACATGTTTGCGGATTAA
- the LOC134746574 gene encoding WASH complex subunit 3, whose product MSLQGSAVNHEVNSVDLSKIAGLQQKRTLAFVNHFLVTTVQFLNKFTKDCEEKLMHFERKLENVNATMVLLEAKLSSIPEVNIQSQSKTDDSEPPDTSAGKPGNIPVDSKKTSHNTNPHTSEGNDTTAANETAAEETAVTPEYMRFVKMVQVGVPLQAVKLKLTLEGLDPSLFEKIMNK is encoded by the exons ATGAGTTTGCAAGGGTCGGCAGTTAATCACGAAGTAAATAGTGTAGATTTATCTAAA ATAGCTGGGTTGCAGCAGAAGAGAACTTTGGCGTTTGTTAACCATTTCCTCGTAACTACTGTacagtttttgaataagttTACAAAGGACTGTGAAGAAAAACTAATGCATTTTGAACGGAAACTTGAAAATGTTAATGCTACCATGGTCTTGTTGGAAGCTAAG CTATCATCAATTCCAGAAGTAAACATTCAATCACAAAGTAAGACTGACGATTCTGAACCTCCAGATACAAGTGCAGGTAAACCAGGTAATATACCAGTAGATAGTAAAAAGACATCACACAATACAAACCCACACACATCTGAAGGCAATGACACCACAGCGGCAAATGAGACTGCCGCGGAGGAAACTGCTGTAACTCCCGAGTACATGAGGTTCGTGAAAATGGTACAGGTGGGAGTGCCTCTACAGGCTGTAAAACTGAAATTAACACTGGAAGGCTTAGACCCCagtttatttgaaaaaataatgaacaaatag